One region of Streptomyces davaonensis JCM 4913 genomic DNA includes:
- a CDS encoding NAD(P)/FAD-dependent oxidoreductase yields MSRPRIVIVGAGFAGYRTARALSRITRNRAEITLLNPTDYFLYLPLLPQVAAGILEPRRVTVSLSGTLPHVRLALGEADVIDLDGRTVHCTGPEGDPGTLPYDRLVLAAGSVNRLLPVPGVAEHAHGFRGLPEALYLRDHVTRQVELAAADDDPKSRSARCTFVVVGAGYTGTEVAAQGQLFTDAQVRGHPLRAGMRPRWLLLDIADRVLPELDERLSRTADKVLRERGVDVRTGTSVKEATSGGVLLSDGEFIDTRTLVWCVGVRPDPLVESLGLALERGRLLVDPHLQVPGRPELFACGDAAAVPDLERPGGYTPMTAQHAWRQGKVAARNVAASLGMGERRVYRHRDLGFAVDLGGVKGAANPFGVPLSGVAAGAVTRGYHLAALPGNRVRVAADWLLDAVLPRQAVQLGLVRSGSVPLDTASPELARVPGRPEKAKGAKQGAEKRVEEPMDEPAKHQPGPAPARTEPPSPVKRADLPAEGDS; encoded by the coding sequence GTGAGTCGACCCCGCATCGTGATCGTCGGCGCCGGATTCGCCGGGTACCGGACGGCCCGCGCCCTGTCCCGTATCACCCGGAACCGCGCCGAGATCACCCTGCTGAACCCGACCGACTACTTCCTCTATCTGCCCCTGCTGCCCCAGGTCGCCGCCGGGATCCTGGAACCGCGCCGGGTGACCGTCTCCCTCTCCGGCACCCTGCCCCACGTGCGGCTGGCGCTCGGCGAGGCGGACGTCATCGACCTCGACGGACGCACCGTGCACTGCACGGGACCCGAGGGTGACCCCGGAACCCTTCCCTACGACCGGCTGGTGCTGGCCGCGGGCAGCGTCAACAGGCTCCTCCCCGTCCCCGGCGTCGCCGAGCACGCGCACGGCTTCCGCGGCCTGCCCGAGGCGCTCTACCTGCGCGACCACGTGACTCGGCAGGTGGAGCTGGCGGCCGCCGACGACGACCCGAAGAGCCGCTCGGCGCGCTGCACCTTCGTCGTGGTCGGCGCCGGGTACACCGGCACCGAGGTCGCCGCGCAGGGGCAGCTCTTCACCGACGCCCAGGTGCGCGGACACCCCCTGCGGGCGGGCATGCGGCCGCGCTGGCTGCTGCTCGACATCGCCGACCGGGTCCTGCCCGAACTCGACGAGCGGCTCTCCCGCACCGCCGACAAGGTGCTGCGCGAACGGGGCGTCGACGTCCGTACGGGCACCTCGGTGAAGGAGGCCACGTCCGGCGGAGTGCTGCTGAGCGACGGCGAGTTCATCGACACCCGCACGCTGGTGTGGTGCGTGGGCGTACGGCCCGACCCGCTCGTCGAGTCGCTCGGACTGGCGCTGGAGCGCGGGCGCCTGCTGGTCGACCCGCACCTCCAAGTACCGGGCCGCCCGGAGCTGTTCGCCTGCGGGGACGCGGCCGCCGTACCTGATCTGGAGCGGCCCGGCGGTTACACCCCGATGACCGCGCAGCACGCCTGGCGGCAGGGCAAGGTCGCCGCGCGCAATGTGGCGGCCTCGCTCGGGATGGGCGAGCGCCGCGTCTACCGGCACCGCGACCTGGGCTTCGCCGTCGACCTCGGCGGGGTGAAGGGCGCCGCCAACCCGTTCGGCGTGCCCCTGTCCGGGGTGGCGGCGGGCGCCGTGACCCGCGGCTACCATCTCGCCGCCCTGCCCGGCAACCGCGTCCGGGTCGCCGCCGACTGGCTGCTGGACGCCGTACTCCCGCGCCAGGCCGTCCAGTTGGGCCTCGTACGGTCCGGGTCGGTACCGCTGGACACGGCGTCGCCGGAGCTGGCGCGGGTTCCGGGGCGGCCGGAGAAGGCGAAGGGGGCGAAGCAGGGGGCGGAGAAACGGGTGGAGGAACCGATGGACGAGCCTGCCAAGCACCAGCCCGGCCCGGCACCCGCGCGCACCGAGCCCCCCAGCCCCGTGAAGCGGGCGGACCTGCCGGCCGAAGGAGACTCATGA
- a CDS encoding histidine phosphatase family protein codes for MRLLLVRHGQTPTNVDYLLDTAVPGPGLTELGEAQAAALPEALAGEDIEALYVSTLRRTQLTAAPLAAARGLDPLVRDGIREISAGDLEMLPGDTAHGELYMRTAFSWAAGDTALRMPGGENGEEVLGRFDAVIAEAAASGAGTVAMVSHGAVIRTWTAARADNVDIAFAATHRLANTGVVILEGSPSDGFKALSWAGASVAPAGDGGPAGEPLDDAG; via the coding sequence ATGCGCCTGCTCCTCGTCCGCCACGGCCAGACCCCCACCAACGTCGACTACCTGCTGGACACCGCCGTCCCGGGGCCAGGTCTGACCGAGCTCGGCGAGGCCCAGGCGGCCGCGCTCCCCGAGGCCCTCGCGGGCGAGGACATCGAGGCCCTGTACGTCTCCACCCTGCGGCGCACCCAGCTCACCGCGGCCCCGCTGGCCGCCGCGCGCGGACTCGACCCGCTCGTGCGGGACGGCATCCGGGAGATCTCCGCGGGCGACCTGGAGATGCTGCCCGGCGACACGGCGCACGGCGAGCTGTACATGCGTACGGCGTTCTCCTGGGCGGCCGGGGACACGGCGCTGCGGATGCCCGGCGGGGAGAACGGCGAGGAGGTGCTGGGCCGGTTCGACGCGGTGATAGCCGAGGCTGCCGCGAGCGGTGCCGGTACGGTCGCCATGGTCAGCCACGGCGCGGTCATACGGACCTGGACCGCGGCCCGCGCGGACAACGTGGACATCGCCTTCGCCGCTACACACCGGCTGGCCAACACCGGTGTGGTGATCCTGGAGGGCTCGCCGTCGGACGGATTCAAGGCGCTGTCGTGGGCCGGGGCGAGCGTGGCACCGGCGGGCGACGGCGGCCCGGCGGGCGAGCCGCTGGACGACGCCGGATAG
- a CDS encoding phage holin family protein: MERLDHLEHLDKNLVDELTQVARETIREELREQTRRQRRTALLYAASGTVALYAGAALALALGLALAAALPDWAAALITAALLGIVAYALRAAARPTHTTAPAPPGRTLGGTAPAAPPSGLGMPYPPMPSAAPGTPAPPEGAPHPDDIDPEQPHHRA, encoded by the coding sequence ATGGAGCGCTTGGACCACCTTGAGCATCTGGACAAGAACCTGGTCGACGAACTGACGCAGGTGGCGCGCGAGACGATCCGTGAGGAACTGCGCGAGCAGACCCGCAGGCAGCGCCGCACGGCCCTGTTGTACGCCGCCTCCGGCACCGTCGCCCTGTACGCGGGCGCGGCCCTCGCGCTCGCCCTCGGCCTGGCACTGGCCGCCGCCCTGCCGGACTGGGCCGCCGCACTGATCACCGCGGCGCTCCTGGGCATCGTGGCCTATGCGCTGCGCGCCGCCGCCAGGCCCACGCACACCACCGCGCCGGCCCCGCCCGGGCGCACCCTCGGCGGCACCGCGCCGGCCGCCCCGCCGAGCGGGCTCGGCATGCCGTACCCGCCGATGCCGTCCGCCGCGCCCGGCACCCCGGCCCCGCCCGAGGGCGCGCCGCACCCCGACGACATCGACCCCGAACAGCCGCACCACCGGGCGTGA
- a CDS encoding DUF6158 family protein: MFVQWMKEGTDTTSERGATMTGVDPSRLDDQQLMKELETIHRTRHDALLYGSTDALRTHNVRMAELEGEYLRRNPRRPVAAGRTREGARDRGCQDTADTATPGG; the protein is encoded by the coding sequence ATGTTCGTACAGTGGATGAAGGAAGGCACGGACACGACGAGCGAGCGGGGTGCCACCATGACCGGAGTCGACCCCAGCCGGCTGGACGATCAGCAGCTCATGAAGGAGCTGGAGACCATCCACCGCACGCGCCACGACGCCCTGCTGTACGGCTCGACCGACGCGCTGCGCACCCATAACGTCCGCATGGCCGAGCTGGAGGGCGAGTACCTCCGCCGCAACCCGCGCCGCCCGGTCGCCGCGGGGCGCACCCGCGAGGGCGCCCGGGACCGCGGCTGTCAGGACACCGCGGACACCGCGACGCCGGGCGGCTGA
- a CDS encoding transketolase: MNTAELVELGQQLRVDSVRASDAAGSGHPTSSMSAADLMAVLLAHHFRYDVDRPAHPGNDRFVLSKGHASPLLYSAFKAVGLVEDAELLTFRALGSALEGHPTPRRLPWVETATGSLGQGLPVGVGIALAGKRLDRAGYRVWVLCGDSELAEGSVWEAAEHASYEHLDNLTAIVDVNRLGQRGTTRHGHDLDAYARRFQAFGWHTVEIDGHDVDAIDRALGQARSTAGQPTAILARTLKGKGVASVQDREGLHGKPLKNAEEAVAELGGRREARIRPQEPPAVRMLHAVPAGESEPPEFGLGETIATRDAYGRALAALGSARGDIVALDGEVGDSTRAELFAKEHPDRYFECYIAEQQMVAAAVGLATRGWVPYAATFAAFLTRAHDFVRMASISGTGINLVGSHAGVAIGQDGPSQMGLEDLAMMRAVYGSTVLYPCDANQTARLVATMAGLDGIRYLRTTRGASPVIYGPDEEFPVGGSKVLRSSGQDRMTLVAAGVTVHEALAAADALEREGIRARVIDLYSVKPVDRTVLRRAAEETGCLITVEDHHEEGGLGDAVLDAFLDGRPVPRLRRLAVRTMPGSASPEEQLHAAGIDAVSIAAAGRLLLTEA, translated from the coding sequence ATGAACACCGCCGAACTCGTCGAACTGGGACAGCAGTTGCGGGTGGACAGTGTGCGGGCCTCCGATGCCGCGGGGTCCGGGCATCCGACCTCGTCCATGTCCGCCGCCGACCTGATGGCCGTACTCCTCGCCCACCACTTCCGCTACGACGTCGATCGCCCCGCCCACCCCGGCAACGACCGCTTCGTGCTGTCCAAGGGACACGCCTCGCCGCTGCTGTACTCCGCGTTCAAGGCGGTCGGGCTGGTCGAGGACGCCGAGCTGCTCACCTTCCGCGCGCTGGGCAGCGCCCTCGAAGGGCATCCCACGCCCCGGCGGCTGCCCTGGGTCGAGACGGCCACCGGATCGCTCGGACAGGGACTGCCGGTCGGCGTCGGCATCGCGCTCGCGGGCAAGCGCCTGGACCGCGCCGGCTACCGGGTGTGGGTGCTGTGCGGGGACAGCGAGCTGGCCGAGGGCTCGGTGTGGGAGGCGGCCGAGCATGCGTCGTACGAGCATCTCGACAACCTCACCGCGATCGTCGACGTCAATCGGCTCGGCCAGCGCGGAACGACCCGGCACGGCCATGACCTGGACGCCTACGCCCGCCGCTTCCAGGCCTTCGGCTGGCACACCGTCGAGATCGACGGGCACGACGTCGACGCGATCGACCGTGCGCTCGGCCAGGCCCGGTCCACCGCCGGACAGCCCACCGCGATCCTCGCCCGCACCCTCAAGGGCAAGGGCGTGGCGTCCGTCCAGGACCGTGAGGGACTGCACGGCAAGCCGCTGAAGAACGCCGAGGAGGCCGTCGCCGAACTCGGCGGGCGGCGCGAGGCCAGGATCCGGCCGCAGGAACCGCCCGCCGTGCGCATGCTGCACGCCGTGCCCGCCGGGGAGTCCGAGCCGCCCGAGTTCGGCCTGGGGGAGACGATCGCCACCCGGGACGCCTACGGCCGGGCACTCGCCGCGCTCGGCTCGGCACGCGGTGACATCGTCGCCCTGGACGGCGAGGTCGGCGACTCCACCCGCGCGGAGCTCTTCGCCAAGGAGCACCCCGACCGCTACTTCGAGTGCTACATCGCCGAGCAGCAGATGGTCGCCGCCGCGGTGGGGCTCGCCACCCGCGGCTGGGTGCCGTACGCCGCCACCTTCGCGGCCTTCCTGACGCGGGCCCACGACTTCGTGCGCATGGCCTCGATCAGCGGCACCGGGATCAACCTCGTCGGCTCGCACGCGGGGGTCGCCATCGGGCAGGACGGGCCCTCGCAGATGGGCCTGGAGGACCTGGCGATGATGCGCGCGGTGTACGGCTCGACCGTGCTCTACCCGTGCGACGCGAACCAGACCGCCCGGCTCGTCGCCACCATGGCGGGCCTGGACGGCATCCGCTATCTGCGCACCACGCGCGGGGCGAGCCCGGTGATCTACGGCCCCGACGAGGAGTTCCCGGTCGGCGGCAGCAAGGTGCTGCGCTCCTCCGGCCAGGACCGGATGACCCTGGTCGCCGCCGGGGTCACCGTGCACGAGGCGCTGGCCGCCGCCGACGCCCTGGAGCGCGAGGGCATCCGGGCCCGGGTGATCGACCTGTACTCGGTCAAGCCCGTCGACCGGACCGTGCTGCGCCGGGCCGCCGAGGAGACCGGCTGTCTGATCACGGTGGAGGACCACCACGAGGAGGGCGGCCTCGGCGACGCCGTCCTGGACGCCTTCCTCGACGGCCGCCCGGTCCCCCGGCTGAGGCGGCTCGCGGTCCGCACGATGCCCGGTTCGGCCTCCCCGGAGGAGCAACTGCACGCTGCCGGCATCGACGCCGTGTCCATCGCGGCGGCCGGACGGCTTCTGCTCACGGAGGCCTGA
- a CDS encoding bifunctional phosphatase PAP2/diacylglycerol kinase family protein, which produces MRPDVDLTIPKPGHHVLRDRLLALDSRLFEFAAEQHWPGAERVLPRLSRSANHGVLWFAAGALMAATRTPRARRAAVRGLASLSLASLTINTLGKRSVRRPRPVLDPVPPVRHLKRQPITTSFPSGHSASAAAFATGVALESPAWGAAVAPVAWSVALSRVYTGVHFPSDVLAGAALGACAAYAVRGLVPTRAQLRPPARPRAEVPALPEGEGLVVVANTASGTPDRVRTLLDALPGAEVVECEPDQVGPELEKAAAHARVLGVCGGDGTVNTAAEVALRHGLPLAVLPGGTLNHFAYDLGVEDVRDLTRALVRGHGVRVDVGRFRNGDRRGVFLNTCSLGVYPELVVERDAWSHLIGSWPAGVLAALRVLRADRHPLQVRLGPSARPLWLLFAGNGTYHRMGLTPGRRVDLADGVLDVRVVHGGRRPALRLLAAAVAGPLTRSPAHAAVQVSRLHLADVAPGSLLAYDGELVEVEGEVTLEKLPEALVVYRPLPGD; this is translated from the coding sequence ATGAGACCTGATGTGGACCTCACCATCCCGAAGCCGGGCCACCATGTGCTGCGCGACCGGCTCCTCGCCCTCGACTCCCGCCTCTTCGAGTTCGCCGCCGAGCAGCACTGGCCCGGCGCCGAGCGGGTGCTGCCCCGGCTGAGCCGGAGCGCCAACCACGGGGTGCTGTGGTTCGCCGCGGGCGCCCTGATGGCGGCGACCCGCACCCCGCGGGCGCGCCGGGCCGCGGTGCGCGGTCTGGCCTCGCTGAGCCTGGCCTCACTGACGATCAACACGCTCGGCAAGCGCTCGGTGCGCCGCCCGCGCCCGGTCCTGGACCCGGTGCCGCCGGTGCGGCATCTGAAGCGGCAGCCGATCACCACCTCCTTCCCCTCCGGTCACTCCGCGTCGGCGGCCGCCTTCGCCACCGGGGTCGCGCTGGAGTCCCCGGCCTGGGGCGCCGCCGTGGCGCCGGTCGCCTGGTCGGTGGCGCTGTCCCGGGTCTACACCGGGGTGCACTTCCCGAGCGACGTCCTGGCGGGCGCGGCACTCGGCGCCTGCGCCGCGTACGCGGTACGGGGCCTGGTGCCGACCCGGGCCCAGCTCCGCCCGCCGGCCCGGCCGCGCGCCGAGGTGCCGGCGCTGCCCGAGGGCGAGGGTCTGGTGGTGGTCGCGAACACCGCCTCGGGCACCCCCGACCGGGTGCGCACGCTGCTGGACGCACTGCCGGGCGCCGAGGTCGTGGAGTGCGAACCGGACCAGGTGGGCCCGGAGTTGGAGAAGGCGGCGGCGCACGCCCGGGTGCTCGGGGTGTGCGGCGGCGACGGCACCGTGAACACCGCCGCCGAGGTGGCCCTGCGGCACGGACTGCCGCTCGCGGTGCTGCCCGGGGGCACCCTGAACCACTTCGCCTACGACCTGGGCGTGGAGGACGTGCGCGATCTGACCCGGGCGCTGGTGCGCGGCCACGGGGTGCGGGTGGACGTGGGTCGGTTCCGCAACGGCGACCGGCGGGGCGTGTTCCTCAACACGTGCAGTCTGGGCGTGTATCCGGAGCTGGTGGTCGAGCGGGATGCCTGGTCGCACCTGATCGGCAGCTGGCCCGCCGGGGTCCTCGCCGCCCTGCGCGTCCTGCGCGCCGACCGGCATCCGCTCCAGGTCCGGCTCGGCCCGTCCGCCCGGCCGCTGTGGCTGCTGTTCGCCGGGAACGGCACCTACCACCGGATGGGCCTGACACCGGGCCGTCGGGTCGACCTCGCGGACGGCGTCCTGGACGTACGGGTCGTGCACGGCGGCCGCCGCCCCGCGCTCCGGCTGCTCGCCGCGGCCGTCGCGGGCCCGCTGACCCGCTCCCCCGCCCATGCGGCGGTCCAGGTGAGCCGACTGCACCTGGCCGATGTCGCACCGGGCTCACTCCTCGCCTACGACGGTGAACTCGTCGAGGTGGAGGGCGAGGTGACGCTGGAAAAGCTGCCGGAGGCGCTCGTCGTGTACCGGCCGCTACCAGGGGACTGA
- a CDS encoding class I SAM-dependent methyltransferase, whose translation MSKPRETAVYTHGHHESVLRSHTWRTAANSAAYLLDSIQPHMRILDIGCGPGTITADLATLVPDGRVTGVDRAPGILAQARATAAERGRDNVEFAVADVHALDFPDDSFCVVHAHQVLQHVGDPVAALREMTRVTRPGGIIAVRDSDYAAMTWYPASQGLDDWLDLYHAVARANGGEPDAGRRLKSWALSAGLTDITATSTAWTFATAEERAWWSGLWADRTLASSYAPLAVEGGHATTERLHAVADAWREWGAQEDAWFSVLHGEILCRKEG comes from the coding sequence ATGTCGAAGCCGCGTGAGACCGCCGTGTACACCCATGGGCACCACGAGTCGGTGCTGCGCTCGCACACCTGGCGCACCGCCGCCAACTCCGCGGCATACCTGCTGGATTCGATCCAGCCGCACATGCGGATCCTGGACATCGGCTGCGGTCCGGGCACCATCACCGCCGACCTGGCGACCCTGGTCCCGGACGGCCGGGTCACCGGCGTCGACCGGGCCCCCGGCATCCTGGCGCAGGCCCGCGCCACGGCCGCCGAACGGGGCCGGGACAACGTCGAGTTCGCGGTCGCCGACGTGCACGCGCTGGACTTCCCGGACGACAGCTTCTGCGTGGTCCACGCCCACCAGGTGCTCCAGCACGTCGGCGACCCGGTGGCCGCGCTGCGCGAGATGACGCGGGTGACGAGGCCGGGCGGGATCATCGCGGTCCGCGATTCGGACTACGCGGCCATGACCTGGTACCCGGCGTCCCAGGGGCTGGACGACTGGCTGGACCTGTACCACGCGGTGGCCCGCGCCAACGGCGGTGAGCCGGACGCCGGGCGGCGGCTGAAGTCCTGGGCGCTGAGCGCGGGCCTGACCGACATCACGGCCACCTCGACCGCCTGGACCTTCGCCACCGCCGAGGAGCGGGCCTGGTGGAGCGGCCTGTGGGCGGACCGCACCCTGGCCTCGTCCTACGCCCCACTGGCCGTCGAGGGCGGCCACGCGACCACGGAGCGCCTGCACGCGGTCGCGGACGCCTGGCGGGAGTGGGGCGCGCAGGAGGACGCCTGGTTCTCGGTCCTGCACGGCGAGATCCTGTGCCGGAAGGAAGGCTGA
- a CDS encoding ABC-F family ATP-binding cassette domain-containing protein — translation MGHLEAAHLEYYLPDGRALLGDVSFRVGEGSVTALVGPNGAGKTTLLRLISGELKPHGGSVTVSGGLGVMRQFVGSVRDETTVRDLLVSVATPGIQAAARAVDAAEHGIMTVDDEAAQLKYAQALADWAEVRGYEAETLWDMCTMAALGVPYEKAQWRQVRTLSGGEQKRLVLEALLRGTDEVLLLDEPDNYLDVPGKRWLEERLKETRKTVLFVSHDRELLARAAERIVSVEPSPTGADAWVHGSGFATYHEARRERFARFEELRRRWDEKHAQLKKLVLTLRQAAAVSHEMASRYAAAQTRLRKFEEAGPPPEPPREQDIRMRLKGGRTGVRAVTCEGLELTGLMKPFSLEVFYGERVAVLGSNGSGKSHFLRLLAGDEVAHTGAWKLGARVVPGHFAQTHAHPELAGRTLLDILWKEHAQDQGAAMSRLRRYELTQQSEQTFDRLSGGQQARFQILLLELEGATALLLDEPTDNLDLESAEALQEGLEAFEGTVLAVTHDRWFARAFDRYLVFGTDGRVRETAEPVWDERRVERAR, via the coding sequence ATGGGACATCTGGAAGCCGCGCACCTCGAGTACTACCTCCCCGACGGGAGGGCGCTGCTGGGCGATGTGTCCTTCCGCGTGGGCGAAGGGTCCGTGACGGCCCTGGTCGGCCCGAACGGCGCGGGCAAGACGACCCTGCTGCGGCTGATCTCCGGCGAGCTCAAACCGCACGGCGGATCGGTCACCGTCAGTGGCGGCCTGGGCGTGATGCGCCAGTTCGTGGGCTCCGTACGGGACGAGACGACCGTACGCGACCTGCTGGTGTCCGTGGCCACACCCGGCATCCAGGCGGCCGCGCGGGCGGTGGACGCCGCCGAGCACGGGATCATGACGGTCGACGACGAGGCGGCGCAGCTGAAGTACGCGCAGGCGCTCGCCGACTGGGCCGAGGTGCGCGGGTACGAGGCGGAGACGCTGTGGGACATGTGCACCATGGCCGCGCTGGGCGTGCCGTACGAGAAGGCGCAGTGGCGTCAGGTGCGGACGCTGTCGGGCGGTGAGCAGAAGCGGCTGGTGCTGGAGGCGCTGCTGCGCGGCACGGACGAGGTGCTGCTGCTCGACGAGCCGGACAACTATCTGGACGTGCCCGGCAAGCGCTGGCTGGAGGAGCGGCTGAAGGAGACCCGCAAGACGGTCCTCTTCGTCTCCCACGACCGTGAGCTCCTCGCCCGCGCCGCCGAGCGGATCGTGTCGGTGGAGCCGTCCCCGACGGGCGCCGACGCCTGGGTGCACGGCAGCGGTTTCGCCACCTACCACGAGGCGCGGCGCGAGCGGTTCGCCCGCTTCGAGGAGCTGCGGCGGCGCTGGGACGAGAAGCACGCACAGCTCAAGAAGCTGGTGCTGACCCTGCGCCAGGCGGCCGCGGTCAGCCATGAGATGGCCTCCCGCTACGCCGCCGCCCAGACCCGGCTGCGCAAGTTCGAGGAGGCGGGCCCGCCGCCGGAGCCGCCGCGCGAGCAGGACATCAGGATGCGGCTGAAGGGCGGCCGCACCGGAGTCCGCGCGGTCACCTGCGAGGGCCTGGAGCTGACGGGCCTGATGAAGCCGTTCTCGCTGGAGGTCTTCTACGGCGAGCGCGTGGCCGTCCTCGGCTCCAACGGCTCCGGGAAGTCCCACTTCCTGCGCCTGCTCGCCGGGGACGAGGTGGCGCACACCGGGGCCTGGAAGCTGGGCGCGCGCGTGGTCCCCGGGCACTTCGCCCAGACCCACGCCCACCCCGAGCTGGCGGGCCGCACCCTGCTCGACATCCTGTGGAAGGAACACGCCCAGGACCAGGGCGCGGCCATGTCCCGGCTGCGCCGCTACGAGCTGACCCAGCAGTCGGAACAGACGTTCGACCGCCTCTCCGGCGGCCAGCAGGCCCGTTTCCAGATCCTCCTGCTGGAACTGGAGGGCGCCACGGCCCTCCTCCTGGACGAGCCCACGGACAACCTCGACCTGGAGTCGGCGGAGGCCCTCCAGGAGGGCCTGGAGGCCTTCGAGGGCACGGTCCTCGCGGTGACCCACGACCGCTGGTTCGCCCGCGCCTTCGACCGCTACCTGGTCTTCGGCACGGACGGCCGGGTACGGGAGACCGCCGAGCCGGTGTGGGACGAGCGCAGGGTGGAACGGGCGCGTTAG
- a CDS encoding RNA polymerase sigma factor SigF gives MPTRVSTKHHPHDDAPDTAQAFRDLAELPAGPRRDTLRDEIVEAWLPMADRLAGRFRSRGESFEDLRQVAALGLVKAVDRYDPERGNAFESYAVPTITGEIKRHFRDHMWTLHVPRRVQDLRNRVRFAVQDLQTVSGHRPTAAEIAEHADMSEADVKVGLEALESFTALSLDAELPGSDDGYSLSDALGSMDPALDTVVDREAVKPRIAALPERERAILYMRFFGDMTQSRIAEELGISQMHVSRLISRCCGRVREQVLRDVA, from the coding sequence ATGCCCACACGAGTGAGCACGAAGCACCACCCGCACGACGACGCCCCCGACACCGCGCAGGCGTTCCGCGATCTCGCCGAACTGCCCGCCGGGCCCCGGCGCGACACCCTTCGCGACGAGATAGTCGAGGCCTGGCTGCCCATGGCGGACCGGCTCGCGGGCCGGTTCCGCAGCCGAGGCGAGAGTTTCGAGGATCTGCGGCAGGTGGCCGCCCTCGGACTGGTCAAGGCCGTCGACCGGTACGACCCGGAGCGCGGCAACGCCTTCGAGAGCTACGCCGTGCCGACCATCACCGGCGAGATCAAGCGGCACTTCCGGGACCACATGTGGACGCTGCATGTGCCGCGCCGGGTGCAGGATCTGCGTAATCGCGTGCGGTTCGCCGTGCAGGACCTCCAGACCGTCTCCGGGCACCGGCCCACGGCCGCGGAGATCGCCGAGCACGCGGACATGAGTGAGGCCGACGTCAAGGTCGGTCTGGAGGCGCTGGAGAGTTTCACGGCGCTGTCCCTGGACGCGGAGCTGCCCGGCAGTGACGACGGGTACTCCTTGAGCGACGCGCTCGGTTCCATGGATCCGGCGCTGGACACGGTGGTGGACCGGGAGGCCGTCAAGCCACGGATCGCCGCGCTGCCCGAGCGGGAGCGGGCGATCCTGTACATGCGGTTCTTCGGGGACATGACGCAGAGTCGGATCGCCGAGGAGCTGGGGATCTCGCAGATGCACGTGTCCCGGCTGATCAGCCGCTGCTGCGGGCGGGTTCGGGAGCAGGTGCTGCGGGACGTGGCGTAG
- a CDS encoding GvpL/GvpF family gas vesicle protein has translation MSALRYVYAVCRPFRSALQAQLTGVAGQPPRQLTHHGLIAVYSTVPEANFTEKALRDRLEDLARAHHGVVDALTAVTTPLPLPLATVFRDDSALRTMMESRETYFRDALDRLEGRVEWGVKAVHVEPGENARHGAAEFAGKLHAALSSLAEDFRLHEPAGRRVLDAAYLVPREDSEEFVEEVDRAKAGAPEVRVELTGPWAAYSFTGAER, from the coding sequence ATGTCCGCACTGCGCTACGTGTACGCCGTCTGCCGGCCGTTCCGCTCGGCCCTCCAGGCCCAGCTCACCGGGGTCGCCGGTCAGCCGCCGAGGCAGCTGACCCACCACGGTCTGATCGCCGTCTACAGCACGGTGCCCGAGGCGAACTTCACCGAGAAGGCGCTGCGCGACCGGCTGGAGGACCTGGCCAGGGCCCACCACGGCGTCGTCGACGCGCTCACCGCCGTCACCACCCCGCTCCCGCTGCCGCTCGCCACCGTCTTCCGGGACGACAGCGCCCTGCGCACCATGATGGAGTCCCGCGAGACGTACTTCCGGGACGCCCTCGACCGCCTGGAGGGGCGGGTGGAGTGGGGCGTGAAGGCCGTCCACGTCGAGCCCGGCGAGAACGCCCGGCACGGGGCCGCCGAATTCGCCGGGAAACTGCATGCGGCGCTCTCCTCCCTCGCGGAGGACTTCCGGCTGCACGAGCCCGCGGGGCGGCGTGTGCTCGACGCCGCCTATCTGGTGCCCCGCGAGGATTCCGAGGAGTTCGTGGAAGAGGTGGACCGGGCCAAGGCCGGGGCCCCGGAGGTGCGAGTGGAACTCACCGGCCCCTGGGCCGCGTACTCGTTCACCGGCGCGGAGCGGTGA
- a CDS encoding DUF2795 domain-containing protein — MQRGSDRLSVHRDDEMKHELQGLLRSGHPTRTEEWHDPEPSADDDPQVAGGPVAPGAGMAALPAVRQELARVLSRGQFPAGPRELAGALRRAYAPDALVESLERQPRSARYATVQELAEALSGTGRHR; from the coding sequence ATGCAGCGAGGCAGCGACCGCCTGAGCGTCCACCGCGACGACGAGATGAAGCACGAACTCCAAGGCCTGCTCCGTTCCGGTCATCCCACACGGACCGAGGAGTGGCACGATCCCGAGCCGAGCGCCGACGACGATCCGCAGGTCGCGGGCGGTCCGGTGGCGCCGGGCGCGGGCATGGCCGCGCTGCCGGCGGTCCGCCAGGAGCTGGCCCGCGTCCTCAGCCGCGGTCAGTTCCCGGCGGGCCCGCGCGAGCTGGCGGGCGCGCTGCGGCGCGCGTACGCGCCGGACGCCCTGGTGGAGTCGCTGGAGCGGCAGCCCCGCTCGGCGCGCTACGCCACCGTTCAGGAACTCGCCGAGGCCCTGTCCGGGACCGGCCGGCACCGGTGA